DNA from Acidobacteriota bacterium:
TGGATCAGGTTGCCGCAGGTATCGTCGAAGACTGCGGTAACAACGGTCCCGAGGTCCGTTGGCGGCTGAACGAACCGCACACCTCTTGCCACGAGACGCTCGTACTCAGCTTCGACATCGTCGACCGCGAAGCTGGCACCGGGGATCCCGTCCTCCACCAACGCCGCCCTGTATGGACCGACGGCGGGGTGTGCAGCGGGCTCAAGCAGCAACTCCGTCCCGTCCGGGGCTTCCGGGGATACGACGGTGATCCAGGCGTGCTCTCCCAAAGGGATGTCGTGCTTCACCTGGAAGCCGAGCGTTTCGGTGTAGAAGCGAAGTGCCTTCCGCTGGTCGTCCACGAAGACGCCGGTCAGGTGGATTCTCATTCCTCGATGCCCTCATCGGTTGAGTGTGAAGTGTCCTCGTCCGTCGAGACCGGCCACCGCTCCCGGATTGCCTTCAGCGGGGCGCCCTCAAACCAGTGGAGCTTTGACCTCCCCTCGCGCCTCGTGCGGATCAGCCCGACGGCTTCCAGGACGCCCAGGTGTTGCGAGATCGCCTGCCGCGAGGAGTTGATGCCGTGTTTCATGATCAGGCGCCCGCAGAGTTCGAAGAGCGACTGACCCGACCGATCGACGAGTTCATCCAGGATGGCTCGCCTGGTTGGGTCAGCGATCGCGCGGTAGATGTCCACATGTCCAGGGTCGGTCTTGCGGGTCGGGGCTTCACGTTATGCAAGCGCGTGCTTGCACGTCAACCGCCCCGATCAGCGGCTTGAGTCAGTTGGACCATCGCGGCGCCCCCCACCCTGCGGGTC
Protein-coding regions in this window:
- a CDS encoding VOC family protein yields the protein MRIHLTGVFVDDQRKALRFYTETLGFQVKHDIPLGEHAWITVVSPEAPDGTELLLEPAAHPAVGPYRAALVEDGIPGASFAVDDVEAEYERLVARGVRFVQPPTDLGTVVTAVFDDTCGNLIQIQEEKGQP
- a CDS encoding helix-turn-helix domain-containing protein codes for the protein MDIYRAIADPTRRAILDELVDRSGQSLFELCGRLIMKHGINSSRQAISQHLGVLEAVGLIRTRREGRSKLHWFEGAPLKAIRERWPVSTDEDTSHSTDEGIEE